One Plasmodium vivax chromosome 13, whole genome shotgun sequence genomic region harbors:
- a CDS encoding hypothetical protein, conserved (encoded by transcript PVX_084180A), with protein MALEQKKAKSLALKQNDASKKKKKLGSAKKVKKNNGAKLKKGSLLKKKKKKRENKKEKDKLDELYKLEIKNYKKKGRGRKKHHAGSEQEVDSSDDNSDLLNNDYSDVEEIANQVKEQVSLYKFLLRTRILTQKVLCLSNKLPLLPFVAYNEKLADKEKKNKNGDVESAKNCTNVNDSLSDVQLDEEKLKNDIGELLTVLHNLLKNKFIKVDIPVNKNAYNEVNIICDEEDKPFFENRTKLYEQHTTESEKKLFSLIDTWFKYSKKMCLNFFDIMHKVTKISSVKSLKTYEQPISSQISQVMFDLPALIQSSCPQTINYHVVGKELYERLYGDDSNFSLNQYIYDDEAYYKKFLLNAIQNLKDNQEDSELLKSQREIYKIKKKYESKHVNKGKITSFDPIPKLVNFMLPEPRDSRIESTYDYMDNPELVDVLLSSLFQS; from the exons ATGGCattagaacaaaaaaaagcaaaaagctTGGCATTAAAACAGAACGACgcttcaaaaaagaaaaaaaaattaggaagcgcaaaaaaggtTAAGAAGAACAATGGAGCGAAGCTAAAAAAGGGATCACtactgaagaagaagaagaagaagagggagaacaaaaaggagaaggacaaaTTAGATGAGCTGTACAAActggaaattaaaaactacaaaaaaaagggaagggggagaaaaaagcaCCATGCTGGAAGTGAACAGGAAGTAGACTCCTCAGATGATAACTCTGACCTTCTGAATAACGACTACAGTGATGTAGAAGAAATAGCCAATCAAGTTAAGGAGCAAGTTAgcttatataaatttttgctaAGAACGAGAATATTAACGCAGAAGGTTTTGTGCCTGTCGAATAAgctgccccttttgccaTTCGTTgcatataatgaaaaattagcagataaagaaaaaaaaaataaaaacggagATGTCGAAAgcgcaaaaaattgcaccaaCGTTAACGATTCGTTAAGCGATGTACAGcttgatgaagaaaaattaaaaaacgaCATTGGCGAACTGCTAACCGTTTTACATAATTTgctcaaaaataaattcatcaAGGTAGACATCCcagtaaataaaaacgcatacAACGAAGTGAACATAATTTgtgatgaagaagataaaccctttttcgaaaataGGACAAAACTGTATGAACAGCATACCACCGAAAGTGAAAAGAAACTCTTCTCACTAATTGACACTTGGTTTaaatattccaaaaaaatgtgcctaAACTTTTTTGACATTATGCATAAAGTCACCAAAATAAGTTCTGTGAAAAGTTTAAAAACGTATGAGCAGCCCATATCTTCCCAAATCAGTCAAGTCATGTTTGACCTGCCTGCCCTGATTCAGAGCTCCTGTCCACAGACCATAAACTATCACGTTGTGGGGAAAGAGCTCTACGAGCGGCTCTACGGTGACGACTCAAATTTTAGCTTGAACCAGTACATTTACGACGACGAG GCTTACTACAAGAAGTTTCTCCTGAACGCCATCCAAAATTTGAAGGATAATCA GGAAGACAGCGAATTGCTGAAATCGCAACgggaaatttacaaaataaaaaaaaaat aTGAGAGCAAGCATGTGAACAAGGGCAAAATCACCTCGTTTGACCCCATTCCCAAATTAGTGAATTTCATG CTGCCGGAACCGCGCGATAGCAGAATCGAAAGCACCTACGATTATATGGACAACCCCGAGCTTGTGGACGTCCTTCTGTCGTCCCTGTTTCAAAGTTAA